The following coding sequences are from one Gemmatimonadota bacterium window:
- a CDS encoding prepilin-type N-terminal cleavage/methylation domain-containing protein, whose protein sequence is MLNRKGFTLIELLIVVVIIGILAAIAIPKFAATKDKAKLASVKTDIRNLMTA, encoded by the coding sequence ATGCTTAATCGTAAGGGCTTTACTCTGATCGAGTTGTTGATCGTCGTCGTCATCATCGGCATTTTGGCGGCCATCGCGATCCCGAAGTTCGCGGCCACCAAGGACAAGGCCAAACTGGCCTCGGTCAAGACCGACATCCGGAACCTGATGACCGC